Below is a genomic region from Sorghum bicolor cultivar BTx623 chromosome 9, Sorghum_bicolor_NCBIv3, whole genome shotgun sequence.
ATAACACGATATGGTTGATTTGCTGGTGGCATATCTCCTTTTATAACTGCTGCAGCTTCTTTATGTGTAGTGTCTGACCCAACCTGCAGAGAATACTCTTGTTGTCTGCTAATTCGATGAAAGGATGCTCCTATGTTCCTATGTCATATCATCCCTGGTTTTTGTAATGCCGAAATACTGTGCTAGTTGAATTGTTTATACTCATAAGATTGCCTGCAAACATTACATTGTCACTGCAATTGCACATATCAGACGATTCATGTTGTATACTAAAACCAAGCATGTTATTCACTAGACCCCTAAACCATGATATCGTTTGTGAGATGGTGTGGTGTTGAGTTGAGAATTTGGTGGTTTTGGTAATTTTGCTGTGTCAAAATGATCACAATTTATAATGCAAGATCAGATAGGTTTATTTTTCAACACATTTCACATGCTTCTGCTCAACGCGTGCTTATATACTTTTCCTTGTAATAATAGGTGGTGATTGACTTCACTGCTACTTGGTGTCCACCATGCCGCATGATAGCTCCAGTTTTTGCTGAACTGGCCAAGAAGCACCCAAATGTTGTTTTCCTGAAAGTTGATGttgatgaaatgaaggttgTTGAACTTTGTAACACTCTTTTCAGCTTCTCATAATACAATATACTTGTTAATTGCATCGTCTGTGTTATGATATATCTATTTTCTAAGCAGACCATTGCTGAGCAATTCAGTGTTGAGGCCATGCCAACATTCCTGTTCATGAGGGAGGGCGACGTCAAGGACAGGGTTGTCGGCGCAGCAAAGGAAGAGCTAGCAAATAAGCTTCAACTGCAGATGGCCCAGTAGACCAGTAATGCTGTAATGAAGTAGTATTCGCCTAAATAAGAAGACGCCTCAACTCTGGGAGAACTGTGCTTCTGTGATGGTACTTCGTGTGAGAACTAGTGCCTCTGTGATGTTACTTCGTATGTAGTATTAACTCTTATCCTACTATGTTGTTTAGTTTCTGGATACTGATTGCATAATGCCCTGCTTGATCCAGCTTTTGCTTTTCATACCATGTTTTATCTTTCAGCTGATGTGCTATAATGGTGAATCAGAGTCATTTAATATCTTGTTATTTGCCTAACTATTAGTCTAATATTTTTTATGGTATTTGCCTAGCTGCCACTCAAGTTCTTGTTTAGCCACAATGCGTGGGTTCTTTCGGACCGTCTTCTCATGCCACTATGCTTCCTCTCCTTGAGCTCTCAAGTTTCCAGCTTTACGGTCATGGTGTGGTATTATTGAGAACTGATATCTGCATGTTCATCTCCAGAAAAATATTGAATGGGATATATTCTTTTCTTCATCTGTTGCCATCTCATCGGTCCAAACTCGTGCTCTTGCACTGAAAAGGCAATTTACCAGCTGCTGAGGATCTTGTAACTATTTTGATATCTAGACAGGTTTAAGAGAGAAGAAAGGATTTCGATATCTGACAGGTTTCAGAGAGAAGAAAGGTTTCTTGAAACTTTGGGTGAGATTCTTATCTTGCAAGAAATGCCACCGCCACAAGCCATGACCATGCGACATGACTCATAAAAGAAGCCATCTCGGCATCTTGTAGATGAACAACAATTCCAATTCCATTCATTACCGTTTCTTGCTGGTTTTTTTCCTTCAATTCTCGTTCAGTTTCATCGCCTTCCTTCATGGATCAATGCGTTGGCTTTCCATGATCTGCTTCTGCCACTTCAAGAGCCCCCGCTGGTCAGGTCAGTGCATCCAGTCAGGCGAGTCGTCTGCCGCTATGGAGGTAAGCCGGGCAGCCATACGCGGCATCCGGGAGAGCCTCCGCACGGTGCAGGGCAGCCTGCTGCGCCTGGAGGTGGTGGTGCTCCTGAGCGCGCTCATCCTCGCCGCCCTGGTGCTCTACGGCTCCGCCAACCGCCGGAGCAGCGACAAGCTGCTCCGCGGCGCCATGTGGATGGCCTACTCCATGTCCTACGTTGTGGTCTCCTACGCCGTGGGGATCATCCAGGACGGGCCCTTCCGCGGCGAGACGTTCGTGCTctgggcggcggcgctgctcctcATCCAGGCGAGCGCGTACTCGGCGCCCGTGCACAGCCGCCGCGACGTGGACCAGCGCAAgaagctgctgctgcagcaCGTCCTCCAGACGTGCCTCGTGCTCTGGCTCATCATCAACGCCACCGGCCGCAACGCCAGCTACCGCGCCGCCATCTGGGCGTTCTGGGCGCTCAACGTGCTCAAGACGGCGGCCAAGATCGCCGAGATGATCGAGGCCAGCCGCCCCGACCTGTCCGTCAGGGTGGTCGCCGAGTACATGGCCGAGTACGTCGCCGACGGCGACCAGCAGCCTGTCGCTGACCCCGCTACCATGCAAGGGTACGCCTACATCTTCCACGGCGAGGAGGTGATGGAGCCGCTCATCCACACCGGCGGCCACCGCGTCCGGGAAAACATGCTCTCCCAGAGCGCCGCCAAGTCGGTCGTCACCATCGACCAAGTCTACCGTTGGATCGATCAGCAGCCGGACAGCGACGTCGAGAAGGACACGGCCAGGGACTTCTGCCTCGCGTTCGCGCTGTTCAAGCTGCTGAAGCGCCGCTTCTACGGGTACGTCCCGGCGGAGGCCGGCTCGGCGAAGGCGCGCGGCCTCGTCCTGAACGGGCTCATCCACATGGGCACCACCGGCCCTGACGCCGCGTTCCGGgtcgtcgaggcggagctcgccTTCCTCTACGACTTCTTCTACACCAGGAACATCGTGCTGGTGGGGGCCAAGACGTACATCTGCATCGCCGTCGCCGTGGCGGGGCTGACCATGTGGACGGCGTTCTTCGGCACGCTCGGCCCCGGCTACCACCGCCTCCGCATCGGCGTGCGCGACCTCGACCGCTCCGTCACCATGCTCGTCGTCGTGATCACCGCGGGGCTGGAGGTGTTCCAGGCGGTGGCCGGCTTCTCCTCCAACTGGAGGTACGTCAAGACCGTGTACCGCTGCGTGCGCGACGACCGGCCGTGGTCGGGGCGGCGGCTGGGCCACCACCTGTGGTGGAAGCAGAGCATCACGCCGCCGGAGACGAGGTACTGGGAGGACAAGGTCGGCCAGTACGTGCTCCTGAAGCGGTTCAACCGCCGGCCGTGCAACCTGCTCTCGTGGCTGACGCTCTACCTGGTGGAGCCGCGGCGGCAGGGGCAGAAGCGGGGCCGGAGGAAGCCGCTGCAGCCCGAGGTGAAGCGCGCCGTGCTCCTCTGGCTGAAGCAGAGCCACTGCCAGCTCAGCAATGGCGTGGTGACCCTGCGAAAGCACCACCTGCTGCCGCGTCTGGGATGGGCGTGCAGGCTTCCCAAGGTCACCGATCAGATCCTGGCGTGGCACGTGGTGACCACGAGCTGCGACTGGTCTTACGATTTCCATCCAGCTGGGCGCGCCGCAGTCGGCGACGAGCACCACCGGCTCGTCGCGAAGAAGCTGTCCAACTACTGCGCCTACCTGGTGGCGTTCGTGCCGGAGATGCTGCCGGACCCCAGCAACAACGCCGAGCAGATCTTCGACACGGCGGTGCAGCAGGCGCGGGACCACCTCGACGGCTGCAGGACGAAGAGCGACATAATCGCCAGGCTAGAGGAGATGGAGGTCGCAGAGCGGCCGTACGTGCAGGAAAGTGGCACGTACGATAGAGCCGCCGGCGCCACCGTCATCGAGAGGGCGGCGGTGCTGTGGGGGCAGCTCAGGGCGGCCTCTGGAGGCGACGACGCGCGGCAGTGGGAAGTGCTGGCCGAGTTCTGGACGGAGCTCGTGCTGTTCCTCGCGCCCTCGGACAACGTGGACGTACATGCCGAGATgctcggcgccggcggcgagtTCATGACGCAGCTGTGGGCGCTGCTGTCTCATGCCGGCGTCCTGGAGCGACCGCCGATCATGCAGAGGCAATGATGGAGTGATTATTAATAGTAGGTTGGTTGACATTGACTGGAAAACccgcaaacaaaaaaaaggaaaaacatgTCTTGCATCAAGGGCAAGCAAGAAGGTGCTATGCATGTTCTTGTTTTTTAACTATCGAAACGAGAGTTGCcgattatatattaaaaataaaataaactaaTAAAATAATATAGAGGTATAACAGAGCACATGACTCTAACAACAAAAATAACTGTACCAAATGGATTGATTAAGACATTAACACAGACAGACAACGGAAATTCACCGTCAAACCACATCATGCCCCATTCACAAAAGAAGACACAAGTCACGTCATTCCGATGCAATCAACCTAACACCATCACCAAATAACAAATTTACCAATTCGATACATTTTTGTCATAACTCGTAGCACCGTTAAAAGCGATGTTCGACACAGAGCAAGCCATTGCCATGCAAGGCGAATCATTACATACAACTACAAGTTATGTGGCAGTCGTAAAATTGTTGCTATTTGCGATGTCTGCCGATGTTGTCCTACACGGAACTAACCACTGTCATGCAAGAATAGCCAATATGGCCCACTCTAGGTCGTGAAAGTCGACACACCAACAACTGCCTTTGGTCGCTAACCATATAGCTCTAATCGATCCAGCCACTTTGTCGAAAAAACAACACATCAGAGTGGGCCCTTCTAGTAGCCAATTTTAATGTTTCCACACAAAACAAAGCAGCAGTGCATTTTAATTGGCCACCTTGTGTCGCACCAACTTCTAGCCAACTTTGTGGACACCTctatgtcgacgaaagctagtcggcagtctaccttggggtatacccacggtagtagtttatcggtagacggtgcgcaaactacgaactcgatggtgacgcaagacacggacaagctttttatccaggttcggccgccgagttggcgtaatacctacgtcctgcgtctgattgtattggtttgtgttgagagaataatgatgtcctaggggggtcccttgccc
It encodes:
- the LOC8080085 gene encoding thioredoxin H-type isoform X2, coding for MATTEAAAATPVAPAEGSVIAIHSLDEWSIQIEEANSAKKLVVIDFTATWCPPCRMIAPVFAELAKKHPNVVFLKVDVDEMKTIAEQFSVEAMPTFLFMREGDVKDRVVGAAKEELANKLQLQMAQ
- the LOC8080085 gene encoding uncharacterized protein LOC8080085 isoform X1; this translates as MNNNSNSIHYRFLLVFFLQFSFSFIAFLHGSMRWLSMICFCHFKSPRWSGQCIQSGESSAAMEVSRAAIRGIRESLRTVQGSLLRLEVVVLLSALILAALVLYGSANRRSSDKLLRGAMWMAYSMSYVVVSYAVGIIQDGPFRGETFVLWAAALLLIQASAYSAPVHSRRDVDQRKKLLLQHVLQTCLVLWLIINATGRNASYRAAIWAFWALNVLKTAAKIAEMIEASRPDLSVRVVAEYMAEYVADGDQQPVADPATMQGYAYIFHGEEVMEPLIHTGGHRVRENMLSQSAAKSVVTIDQVYRWIDQQPDSDVEKDTARDFCLAFALFKLLKRRFYGYVPAEAGSAKARGLVLNGLIHMGTTGPDAAFRVVEAELAFLYDFFYTRNIVLVGAKTYICIAVAVAGLTMWTAFFGTLGPGYHRLRIGVRDLDRSVTMLVVVITAGLEVFQAVAGFSSNWRYVKTVYRCVRDDRPWSGRRLGHHLWWKQSITPPETRYWEDKVGQYVLLKRFNRRPCNLLSWLTLYLVEPRRQGQKRGRRKPLQPEVKRAVLLWLKQSHCQLSNGVVTLRKHHLLPRLGWACRLPKVTDQILAWHVVTTSCDWSYDFHPAGRAAVGDEHHRLVAKKLSNYCAYLVAFVPEMLPDPSNNAEQIFDTAVQQARDHLDGCRTKSDIIARLEEMEVAERPYVQESGTYDRAAGATVIERAAVLWGQLRAASGGDDARQWEVLAEFWTELVLFLAPSDNVDVHAEMLGAGGEFMTQLWALLSHAGVLERPPIMQRQ